A genome region from Candidatus Manganitrophus noduliformans includes the following:
- a CDS encoding PIN/TRAM domain-containing protein, which produces MMVGNYAIHAFFILLSTLTGYSVASRLIEEGDAYWGALIGLTLGGGLVAFGLYLEKAAVKKLFWGCFGLIIGVLASGLLNLMLDPVFSPNPSLFLLWKGFSLLLFSYMGLVLALKVEKDPGLLFPAKRQVDPPAASNSKILDTSVIIDGRIADLCETGFLEGTYIIPQFILHELQHIADSSDSLKRARGRRGLDILHRIQKMVDIDVRIVDDDFPSIKDVDSKIVALGKRMSAKVVTNDLNLNKVAELQGVRVLNINQLCNALKPVVLPGETMRVFVLKEGKESGQGIAYLDDGTMIVVDEAKKWIGKNIDVVVTSVLQTTAGRMIFTRVREEPEREEYQAVRAN; this is translated from the coding sequence ATGATGGTGGGAAATTACGCGATACATGCCTTTTTTATTCTGCTCAGTACCCTTACCGGTTATTCGGTCGCCTCTCGACTCATTGAAGAAGGGGATGCATACTGGGGCGCGCTGATCGGGCTGACCCTCGGAGGGGGATTGGTCGCTTTCGGCCTCTATTTGGAGAAGGCCGCGGTTAAAAAACTTTTCTGGGGATGTTTCGGGTTGATCATCGGGGTTCTTGCAAGCGGTCTTCTCAACCTCATGCTCGATCCGGTTTTCTCTCCCAACCCCTCTTTATTCTTGCTCTGGAAAGGATTTTCTCTTCTCCTTTTTTCCTATATGGGGCTGGTGCTCGCGCTCAAAGTTGAAAAAGATCCGGGTTTGCTGTTTCCTGCAAAACGCCAGGTCGACCCCCCCGCCGCATCGAACAGCAAGATCTTGGATACCAGCGTCATTATCGACGGCCGGATTGCCGATCTTTGCGAAACCGGTTTTCTGGAGGGAACTTACATCATTCCCCAGTTCATTCTGCATGAGCTTCAGCATATTGCCGATTCATCCGACTCTTTAAAACGGGCCCGGGGCCGCCGTGGACTCGATATCCTCCATCGCATCCAAAAAATGGTCGATATCGACGTTCGGATCGTCGATGACGATTTCCCGTCCATCAAAGATGTCGATTCGAAAATCGTCGCCCTCGGAAAACGGATGTCGGCGAAGGTAGTGACCAATGACCTCAATCTGAACAAAGTCGCGGAGCTTCAAGGGGTCCGGGTTTTGAACATCAACCAGCTCTGCAACGCCTTAAAGCCGGTGGTGCTGCCGGGCGAGACGATGCGGGTTTTCGTTTTAAAGGAGGGAAAGGAATCGGGACAGGGGATTGCCTACCTGGACGACGGCACGATGATTGTCGTGGATGAAGCGAAGAAATGGATTGGGAAAAACATTGATGTCGTCGTCACCAGCGTGTTACAAACCACGGCCGGGAGGATGATCTTTACCCGCGTCCGTGAGGAACCGGAGCGCGAGGAGTACCAGGCGGTGAGAGCCAACTGA
- a CDS encoding helix-turn-helix domain-containing protein produces the protein MKRFSDQNYYEILEIPYGATWGEIQKAYELAKKTYGSDSIASYSLFDQGDRALIFKKIEEAYQTLIDQEKRRKYDEALAEVVEEVAQRLASSAQEAPAAPPPAEALSGEITGKTLKGMRERQGVSLQEIADRTRINLTYLLSIEEDNFRTLPAEVYLRSYIHQYAKMLQWDSNKILEGYLKTYQRWQKEKPSST, from the coding sequence ATGAAGAGATTTTCTGATCAGAATTACTACGAGATTCTTGAGATACCGTATGGGGCGACCTGGGGAGAGATTCAGAAGGCGTACGAATTAGCGAAGAAGACCTATGGGAGCGATTCCATTGCATCTTACTCGCTGTTCGATCAAGGCGACCGCGCTCTGATTTTCAAGAAAATCGAGGAAGCCTACCAGACACTCATCGATCAAGAAAAAAGAAGAAAATATGATGAAGCGCTGGCGGAGGTTGTGGAGGAGGTTGCGCAGCGGCTCGCCTCCTCCGCCCAAGAGGCGCCCGCCGCCCCTCCCCCGGCGGAAGCCCTTTCCGGGGAGATCACCGGAAAGACGCTCAAGGGGATGCGGGAGCGGCAGGGGGTCTCTCTTCAGGAAATCGCCGACCGAACCCGGATCAATCTCACCTATCTCCTCAGCATCGAGGAGGATAATTTCCGGACCCTTCCCGCCGAGGTCTACCTCCGCAGCTACATTCACCAATATGCCAAAATGCTCCAGTGGGATTCGAACAAGATCCTCGAAGGTTATTTAAAAACATACCAACGCTGGCAAAAAGAAAAACCCTCCTCTACTTGA
- a CDS encoding DegQ family serine endoprotease yields MSDVHHEIRPKRLVFSVFLIILGMVIGITLVSEFRLLPFGAAVNDPQKSKPPAISQAEQTFVEISKAVTPAVVNIATTRVVNRGEEAPGFPFDDPFFRRFFGDEPSRRGPPRERRAQGLGSGVIVDPDGLILTNNHVVEKADEIKVVLGDKREFKGKLIGSDPKTDLAVIRIDAKDLPTVSWGDSDKLQVGEYVLAIGNPFGLNQTVTMGIVSAVGRANVGIADYEDFIQTDAAINPGNSGGAMVNTHGELVGINTAIFTQSGGYMGIGFAVPSNMARSIMESLAKEGKVVRGWLGVSIQEVTQQLAKEFGLKEPNGALVSDVLPDSPAEKAGFRRGDVIVQFNGQAVENSTQLRNLVAKTGVGTKAKVRVVRDKKEKELEVTIEEQPKDIAGRGDVEPDPEATSTALAGIEVRNLTPEAARQLGLNRNDKGVVITRVDPGSVADEVGLQRGDLIMEVNRKPVRDTDDYDELISKIGKDEAVLLLINRQGRTMFVTIAP; encoded by the coding sequence ATGTCAGATGTTCATCATGAAATACGGCCAAAACGGCTTGTATTCTCCGTCTTTTTAATTATTCTTGGAATGGTCATCGGGATTACGCTTGTCTCCGAGTTTCGTCTTCTCCCTTTCGGGGCGGCGGTCAACGATCCTCAGAAATCGAAACCCCCTGCCATCAGCCAAGCCGAACAGACCTTTGTTGAAATCTCCAAAGCGGTGACGCCGGCGGTGGTCAATATCGCGACCACACGGGTGGTCAATCGCGGGGAAGAGGCGCCCGGTTTCCCCTTTGACGATCCCTTCTTCAGGCGATTCTTCGGCGATGAGCCTTCCCGCCGCGGCCCGCCGCGCGAGCGGCGCGCGCAAGGCTTGGGATCGGGGGTGATCGTCGATCCGGACGGCCTGATCCTCACGAACAATCATGTCGTGGAGAAGGCGGATGAAATCAAAGTGGTGCTGGGAGACAAGCGGGAGTTCAAGGGCAAACTGATCGGGAGCGATCCGAAGACCGACCTTGCCGTGATCCGGATCGATGCAAAAGACCTTCCCACTGTTTCCTGGGGAGATTCGGACAAGTTGCAGGTGGGAGAGTATGTTCTGGCGATCGGCAATCCGTTCGGTCTGAACCAGACGGTCACCATGGGAATCGTCTCGGCGGTCGGCCGCGCCAATGTCGGCATCGCCGATTATGAAGACTTCATCCAAACCGACGCCGCCATCAATCCCGGCAATTCGGGGGGAGCGATGGTCAACACGCATGGAGAATTGGTCGGGATCAATACGGCCATTTTCACCCAGAGCGGCGGCTACATGGGGATCGGCTTCGCCGTTCCGAGCAACATGGCGAGATCGATCATGGAGAGCTTGGCGAAAGAGGGGAAGGTGGTCCGCGGCTGGCTGGGGGTTTCGATCCAGGAGGTGACGCAGCAGCTCGCCAAGGAGTTCGGTCTCAAAGAGCCGAATGGAGCCCTTGTCAGCGATGTCCTTCCCGACAGCCCCGCAGAGAAGGCCGGATTCCGTCGAGGGGATGTGATCGTTCAGTTCAACGGCCAGGCGGTCGAGAATTCGACGCAGCTTAGAAATCTGGTGGCAAAGACCGGCGTCGGGACCAAGGCCAAAGTGCGCGTGGTCCGCGATAAAAAAGAGAAAGAGTTGGAGGTCACGATCGAAGAGCAGCCGAAAGACATCGCCGGAAGGGGCGACGTGGAGCCGGACCCGGAAGCGACCAGCACGGCCCTTGCCGGAATCGAGGTCAGGAACCTGACCCCGGAGGCGGCGAGACAACTCGGCTTGAATCGAAACGACAAAGGGGTGGTCATCACCCGGGTCGATCCGGGAAGCGTTGCGGACGAGGTCGGGCTGCAACGGGGCGATCTGATCATGGAGGTCAATCGCAAGCCTGTCCGCGACACCGATGATTATGACGAACTGATCTCAAAAATCGGGAAGGACGAAGCGGTCTTGCTTCTCATTAATCGACAAGGGAGAACAATGTTCGTCACCATTGCGCCTTAA
- the bioA gene encoding adenosylmethionine--8-amino-7-oxononanoate transaminase, with translation MSADWIEKGRRLIWHPFTQMKEWEKEVPTIIDRGKGVTLIDAEGKRYLDGVSSLWVNIHGHRKKEIDEALIDQIKRISHSTLLGLTNFPAIELAERLLKVAPPGLTKVFYSDNGSTAVEVAIKLAYGFWQRRGGRYRKKSKFVSFKSAYHGDTIGAVSVGGIDLFHRAYAPLLFETIKVPSPTCYRCPLSLTAPSCGMACIEAVEKTIKRRRHELAGLIIEPLVQAAAGILTSPPGYLKRIRELCNKYDLLMIADEVATGFGRTGRMFACEQEGVTPDLMALSKGITGGYLPLAATLATQPIYEAYLGEYAEFKTFFHGHSYTGNPLGCAAAIANLKIFEKEKVLDRLRPKIAFVKKRLDPWKRWAHVGEIRQTGLIVGIELVADKKKKTPYPIEWRVGAQVCRRAKERGVLLRPLGNVIVLMPPLSISIRELERLIRIVGEEIKRVTSEIK, from the coding sequence ATTTCCGCCGATTGGATCGAAAAGGGACGGCGGTTGATTTGGCACCCCTTCACCCAGATGAAGGAATGGGAAAAAGAGGTCCCGACGATTATTGACCGTGGAAAAGGGGTCACTCTGATCGACGCCGAGGGAAAGCGATACCTCGACGGCGTCTCTTCCCTTTGGGTCAACATCCACGGCCATCGCAAAAAAGAGATCGATGAAGCGCTGATCGATCAAATTAAACGGATTTCCCATTCGACCCTTCTCGGTCTCACCAACTTCCCGGCGATCGAATTGGCTGAAAGGCTTCTAAAAGTCGCCCCGCCCGGCCTGACCAAGGTCTTTTACTCCGACAACGGATCGACCGCCGTCGAGGTGGCGATCAAGCTTGCCTACGGCTTCTGGCAACGACGCGGAGGGCGCTATCGAAAAAAGAGCAAATTCGTCTCGTTCAAAAGCGCCTACCATGGGGATACGATCGGGGCGGTCAGCGTCGGAGGGATCGATCTCTTCCACCGGGCGTACGCGCCCCTTCTGTTTGAAACGATCAAGGTCCCCTCCCCCACCTGCTACCGATGCCCTCTCTCTTTGACCGCTCCCTCCTGCGGCATGGCTTGTATTGAAGCGGTCGAAAAAACGATCAAGCGCCGTCGTCATGAGCTTGCCGGCCTCATCATCGAGCCGCTCGTTCAAGCGGCGGCGGGGATCTTGACCTCCCCTCCCGGTTATCTGAAGCGGATCAGGGAGCTCTGCAACAAATACGACCTGTTGATGATTGCCGACGAGGTGGCGACCGGGTTTGGCCGGACCGGCCGGATGTTCGCGTGCGAGCAGGAGGGGGTCACCCCCGACCTGATGGCGCTCTCCAAGGGGATCACGGGAGGGTACCTCCCCTTGGCGGCCACCCTGGCGACGCAACCGATTTACGAGGCCTACCTGGGAGAATATGCCGAATTCAAGACCTTCTTCCACGGACACAGCTACACGGGAAACCCGCTCGGCTGCGCCGCGGCGATCGCCAATCTGAAAATATTCGAAAAAGAGAAAGTGCTCGATCGGCTCCGGCCGAAAATTGCATTCGTCAAAAAACGGCTCGATCCCTGGAAGCGCTGGGCGCATGTCGGGGAGATTCGCCAGACCGGCCTGATCGTCGGGATCGAATTGGTTGCGGATAAAAAGAAAAAGACCCCTTACCCGATTGAATGGCGGGTCGGCGCGCAGGTCTGCCGCCGCGCAAAGGAAAGGGGGGTGCTTCTCCGGCCGCTCGGAAACGTGATCGTCCTGATGCCCCCCTTGTCGATTTCGATTCGGGAGCTGGAAAGATTGATTCGAATCGTCGGCGAGGAGATCAAGCGGGTGACGTCGGAGATCAAGTAG